The following proteins are encoded in a genomic region of Pseudodesulfovibrio mercurii:
- a CDS encoding ATP-grasp domain-containing protein, translated as MSSPSSPKGPCVLVTGTGGGGLGEQLVKALRLAATPYRVVAADITPLSTGLARGDEHVILPPAGADDYLEALLAACRRHGAEVVLPGSEAELKVLSARRAEVAAAGLFLPVNASSVIERCMDKLALSRALDELGVKGPRYVRVTSPDDVRDLPVFPMVFKPSTGTGGSADTFIVQTPAEARTIAEYLCAIRPEFIAQEYVGRYDREYTVGVLSDMDGNFLNSIALRRHTWTSLGCRMRVPNRTGRAELGETLVISSGISQGDIGPFPEVCGPCEKIAAALGSRGPCNIQLRLVDGEIYLFEINPRFSGTTSLRALAGFNEPDVLIRKHVLGEAVEPRFPYESGVIMRRLEESLVAPGQTQPKE; from the coding sequence ATGAGCAGCCCCAGCAGCCCTAAGGGACCCTGCGTCCTGGTCACCGGCACGGGCGGCGGCGGCCTGGGGGAACAGCTGGTCAAGGCGTTGCGCCTGGCCGCGACCCCCTACCGCGTCGTGGCCGCCGACATCACCCCGCTGAGCACGGGGCTGGCGCGCGGCGACGAGCACGTCATCCTGCCCCCGGCCGGGGCGGACGACTACCTGGAGGCCTTGCTCGCGGCCTGCCGCCGGCACGGGGCCGAGGTGGTCCTGCCGGGCTCCGAGGCGGAGCTCAAGGTCCTGAGCGCGCGGCGCGCGGAGGTGGCGGCGGCCGGGCTCTTCCTGCCCGTCAACGCGAGCTCCGTGATCGAGCGGTGCATGGACAAGCTGGCCCTGTCCCGCGCCCTGGACGAGCTGGGCGTCAAGGGGCCGCGCTACGTGCGCGTGACCAGCCCGGACGACGTGCGCGACCTGCCGGTCTTTCCCATGGTCTTCAAGCCTTCCACGGGCACGGGCGGCTCGGCCGACACCTTCATCGTCCAGACCCCGGCGGAGGCGCGGACCATCGCCGAATACCTGTGCGCCATCCGGCCGGAGTTCATCGCCCAGGAGTACGTGGGCCGGTACGACCGGGAGTACACCGTGGGCGTGCTCTCGGACATGGACGGCAATTTTCTCAACTCCATCGCCCTGAGGCGCCACACCTGGACCTCGCTCGGCTGCCGCATGCGCGTGCCCAACCGCACGGGCCGGGCCGAGCTGGGCGAGACCCTGGTCATCAGCAGCGGCATCTCCCAGGGGGACATCGGGCCCTTCCCCGAGGTCTGCGGACCGTGCGAGAAGATCGCCGCCGCCCTGGGCTCCCGAGGGCCGTGCAACATCCAGCTCCGGCTGGTGGACGGCGAGATATATCTTTTCGAGATCAACCCCAGGTTCTCGGGGACCACGTCCCTGCGGGCCCTGGCGGGATTCAACGAACCGGACGTCCTGATCCGGAAACACGTCCTCGGCGAGGCCGTCGAGCCGCGCTTCCCCTACGAGAGCGGGGTGATCATGCGCAGGCTGGAAGAGAGCCTGGTAGCGCCGGGGCAAACGCAACCCAAGGAGTGA
- a CDS encoding metallophosphoesterase family protein, with protein MRIGIISDAHGNEPGLALALSFLKRQGVDRLLFLGDAIGYGPYNRETCEKLERSGADCLMGNHEAMLLGLEHMPEWAVDIVRLPKSWGDLPKGWGDMVRANGLDKTVELGGRKIFCTHGVPGKPFTCYVNAEQASDIDFDGDVMLMGHTHRPYVVRHQGRLIINPGSCGVPRDYGHLLSLAILDPEAMDAQVHRLPFTPPAAMLERVHPRVAQCFERTTEDVFGKIWRPDEQPQQP; from the coding sequence GTGCGCATAGGAATCATCAGCGACGCTCACGGCAACGAGCCGGGCCTGGCCCTGGCCCTTTCCTTTCTCAAGAGGCAGGGCGTGGACCGCCTCCTGTTCCTGGGCGACGCCATCGGCTACGGCCCCTACAACCGGGAGACCTGCGAGAAGCTGGAGCGGTCCGGGGCGGACTGCCTCATGGGCAACCACGAGGCCATGCTCCTGGGGCTGGAACACATGCCCGAGTGGGCCGTGGACATCGTCCGGCTGCCGAAAAGCTGGGGCGACCTGCCCAAGGGGTGGGGCGACATGGTCAGGGCCAACGGCCTGGACAAGACCGTGGAGCTCGGCGGGCGCAAAATCTTCTGCACCCACGGCGTGCCCGGCAAACCGTTCACTTGCTACGTGAACGCGGAACAGGCCTCGGATATCGACTTCGACGGGGACGTCATGCTCATGGGCCACACCCACCGGCCCTACGTGGTCCGCCACCAGGGGCGGCTGATCATCAACCCCGGCTCCTGCGGCGTGCCCAGGGACTACGGGCACCTGCTCTCCCTGGCCATCCTCGACCCCGAGGCCATGGACGCCCAGGTTCACCGGCTGCCCTTCACCCCGCCCGCGGCCATGCTGGAGCGGGTCCACCCCCGAGTGGCCCAGTGCTTCGAGCGGACCACCGAGGACGTCTTCGGCAAGATATGGAGGCCCGATGAGCAGCCCCAGCAGCCCTAA